A part of Syngnathus typhle isolate RoL2023-S1 ecotype Sweden unplaced genomic scaffold, RoL_Styp_1.0 HiC_scaffold_84, whole genome shotgun sequence genomic DNA contains:
- the LOC133148400 gene encoding uncharacterized protein LOC133148400, with the protein MAESEIQTISSAIAAVLPDLPQAVLSSVEDTLKGFGAETIDDLQYITEGDLLPVLKPVQARRLVAAWAQNNSSTTTAAFSSPLSVCSSPPSVSPSPSSSSITSSPSGNCSTFVANWVETFQIPWQKLPEELVQSLERKVRPSPRLRREMVRIVVSEIMKMCNNPTKHNTTEIGKRMVAKYPEALQDVIEGDVIGPGYHSLVKQLQARVENVKRPNTPKIRKRKVAPDESDTEEIPAEQKARVQDTYGCINWEPKYLPLSETMESQQEKKNKMKEMFEEIDFNADNVKKLIQSTYYTQRKDINKGTRIQKLSQEWPFLFKEAGMVAHFQELTGLSLMDTFLGNVEKKGRRLLNFFKNVDAQKRKQVLDALLKFQTELGHLDGCSQDLVKMVLLLLAHFGEKEENLLQYVEETCLAQEVQIEKLPATPCIIVCGSCCFSADTFMLSIDQKVVNDHITSFTSAVCLLFGSFYCFNIHYPVELRSTLEFLQRCFFSINPERGTKVEWNKKKKVLSVNPRVLTLIADLADHEWR; encoded by the exons ATGGCTGAATCAGAGATACAGACGATAAGTAGTGCAATTGCTGCAGTGCTTCCAGACCTTCCTCAAGCAGTTCTTAGTTCAGTGGAAGATACATTGAAGGGATTTGGTGCTGAGACCATAGATGATCTGCAGTACATTACAGAAGGAGACTTGCTGCCAGTGTTGAAGCCAGTCCAAGCCAGAAGACTTGTTGCTGCTTGGGCCCAGAACA ACTCAAGCACTACAACTGCAGCATTTTCCTCTCCACTGTCCGTCTGTTCCTCTCCACCTTCAGTCTCTCCCTCACCATCATCCTCCTCAATCACCTCATCCCCCTCAGGTAACTGTTCCACTTTTGTGGCAAACTGGGTAGAGACATTCCAGATACCATGGCAGAAGCTCCCTGAAGAGTTAGTGCAGAGTTTAGAAAGGAAGGTGAGACCTAGTCCGCGGCTGCGGCGAGAGATGGTAAGGATAGTGGTTTCTGAGATCATGAAGATGTGTAATAATCCAACCAAACACAACACTACAGAGATAGGCAAAAGAATGGTGGCCAAGTATCCAGAAGCCCTCCAAGATGTCATAGAGGGTGATGTCATTGGACCTGGATATCATTCACTGGTAAAGCAACTCCAAGCACGAGTTGAAAATGTGAAACGACCCAACACACCAAAAATAAGAAAACGCAAGGTTGCACCAGATGAGTCTGATACTGAAGAAATTCCAGCTGAACAAAAAGCCAGAGTTCAAGACACATATGGCTGTATAAACTGGGAGCCGAAATATTTGCCACTCTCTGAGACTATGGAGagtcagcaagaaaaaaaaaacaagatgaaggaGATGTTTGAAGAGATTGACTTCAATGCAGACAATGTGAAAAAGTTAATACAGTCCACCTATTACACACAGCGTAAAGACATCAACAAGGGGACACGCATTCAGAAACTCAGCCAAGAGTGGCCCTTTTTGTTCAAGGAAGCTGGTATGGTAGCACACTTCCAAGAACTTACTGGTCTGAGTCTAATGGATACTTTCCTTGGcaatgtggagaaaaaaggaagacgCCTCTTAAACTTCTTCAAGAATGTTGATGCACAAAAACGCAAACAAGTCCTGGATGCTCTTCTCAAGTTTCAGACTGAGCTGGGCCATTTGGATGGTTGCTCACAAGACCTTGTAAAGATGGTACTTCTTTTACTGGCTCATTTTGGTGAGAAGGAGGAGAACCTGCTCCAATACGTTGAGGAGACATGCCTGGCCCAAGAGGTTCAGATAGAGAAGTTGCCGGCAACACCCTGCATAATTGTGTGTG GGTCCTGTTGCTTTTCTGCTGACACATTCATGTTGAGCATTGACCAAAAGGTTGTCAACGACCACATCACTTCCTTCACCTCTGCCGTTTGCCTGCTGTTTGGGAGTTTCTATTGCTTCAACATACACTACCCAGTGGAACTACGATCAACACTAGAGTTTCTCCAaag gTGTTTCTTCTCAATAAATCCTGAGAGAGGCACCAAGGTcgagtggaataaaaaaaagaaagtactcTCAGTCAATCCTAGAGTCCTCACTCTGATTGCAGACCTCGCAGACCATGAGTGGAGATAG